A region from the Benincasa hispida cultivar B227 chromosome 8, ASM972705v1, whole genome shotgun sequence genome encodes:
- the LOC120082798 gene encoding uncharacterized protein LOC120082798 has product MKRALLGAVFNVYSRTLSVSPPLRTFRSGLLLSPFSFFSLRYYSSGNDKYNGLNSTKNKDSLIEDDVSTEELKRKIDKFYEGDVESLPTIFEAILKRKLSGKHEDDDHEMMKEIRQRMPGQVEDSTGEEYDSDLSELNETAEEMEDFSDSSDSEDEDRRV; this is encoded by the exons ATGAAACGAGCTCTATTGGGAGCTGTCTTCAATGTCTATTCTCGGACGCTTTCCGTCTCTCCTCCGCTTCGAACCTTTCGCTCTGGTCTCTTACTTtctcccttttcctttttttctttgcGATATTACTCATCCGGGAATGACAAGTACAATGGACTGAACTCAACCAAAAACAAGGATTCTCTCATCGAAGATGATGTCAGTACCGAag AGCTGAAGaggaaaattgataaattttacGAGGGTGATGTCGAGTCATTACCAACAATTTTTGAGGCAATTTTGAAAAGGAAGCTATCGGGTAAACACGAAGATGATGATCATGAGATGATGAAAGAAATTCGACAACGAATGCCCGGACAAGTTGAAGATTCTACAGGTGAAGAATATGATTCAGATTTAAGTGAGTTGAATGAAACTGCTGAAGAAATGGAGGATTTCAGTGATTCTAGTGATTCTGAAGATGAAGATAGAAGGGTATAA